One stretch of Malus domestica chromosome 14, GDT2T_hap1 DNA includes these proteins:
- the LOC103431001 gene encoding bZIP transcription factor TGA10-like isoform X1, with protein sequence MGFSRGFDFGGRGGQEEENKRDHQLLETKLLASSARPTSTSSSFLMASSIQGNSNQLEHQQQHHHQIQDQHHHHHQQQQQQIQYGMMQSSSANIPAGNFISNKDGGAAYDLGELDQALFLYLDGQSQDHHNPSANHVHHQDQRHLHQNNSSSGMRPPTLNIFPSQPMHVEPSSSTKAAGTGLVSPSSSGSKRPSEPSMELANARNDSTAPPPPSGPSHEPAKAIKREGNRKGPTTSSSEQEGPKTPDPKTLRRLAQNREAARKSRLRKKAYVQQLETSRIKLTQLEQELQRARSQGMFFGGGIVGGEQQSLPVGINNTSSDAAVFDMEYARWLEEHHRLMCELRAAVQEHLPENELRLYVDNCLAHYDEVLNLKGMVAKTDVFHIVSGMWKTPAERCFMWMGGFRPSEVIKIILNQIEPLTEQQLLGICGLQQSTQETEEALSQGLEALNQSLSETITSDSLSCPPNMANYMGQMAIAMNKLSTLEGFVRQADNLRQQTIYRLQQILTTRQAARCLLAIAEYFHRLRALSSLWMGRPRQDQS encoded by the exons ATGGGGTTTTCAAGAGGTTTTGATTTTGGAGGACGCGGAGGACAAGAAGAGGAAAATAAAAGAGATCACCAACTCTTAGAAACAAAGCTCTTAGCTTCTTCTGCAAGACCTACTTCtacatcttcttcttttctcatgGCTTCAAGTATTCAAGGAAACAGCAATCAACTTGAACACCAACAACAACATCATCATCAAATACAAGATCAgcatcatcaccatcatcagcagcaacagcagcagATTCAATATGGGATGATGCAATCATCATCAGCCAATATTCCTGCTGGGaacttcat ATCAAACAAAGACGGTGGAGCTGCTTATGATTTGGGGGAATTAGATCAAGCTCTTTTTCTCTACCTTGATGGACAGTCACAGGACCATCACAACCCTTCAGCTAATCATGTTCACCATCAAGACCAACGAC aTCTTCATCAAAATAATTCGTCATCTGGAATGAGGCCTCCAACTTTGAATATTTTCCCATCTCAGCCGATGCATGTAGAGCCATCATCATCAACCAAG GCAGCTGGAACGGGATTGGTTTCTCCTTCAAGTAGTGGTTCAAAGAGACCATCAGAACCGTCCATGGAGTTGGCCAACGCACGCAATGATTCTACtgcccctcctcctccttctggacCTTCTCACGAACCTGCCAAAGCTATCAAG CGTGAGGGTAACCGCAAGGGACCAACTACATCAAGTTCAGAGCAAGAAGGACCCAAAACACCAGACCCTAAG ACTTTGAGAAGGCTTGCTCAGAATAGAGAAGCAGCCAGGAAAAGCAGGCTTAGAAAAAAG gCATATGTGCAGCAGTTAGAGACAAGTAGGATTAAGCTAACTCAACTGGAACAAGAGCTGCAAAGAGCCAGATCTCAA GGCATGTTCTTTGGAGGAGGAATTGTAGGAGGAGAGCAACAAAGCCTTCCTGTTGGTATCAACAACACTAGCTCAg ACGCTGCCGTTTTTGACATGGAGTATGCAAGGTGGCTGGAGGAGCACCACCGTCTCATGTGTGAGCTTCGAGCTGCAGTACAAGAGCATTTGCCGGAGAATGAACTGCGACTTTATGTGGACAACTGCTTGGCACATTATGATGAAGTGTTGAACCTCAAAGGCATGGTTGCCAAGACTGATGTGTTTCACATTGTTTCTGGTATGTGGAAGACTCCGGCTGAACGTTGCTTCATGTGGATGGGTGGATTTCGGCCCTCTGAGGTCATCAAG ATTATTCTGAATCAAATCGAGCCTTTAACGGAGCAGCAACTATTGGGTATTTGTGGGTTACAACAATCCACACAGGAGACTGAAGAAGCTCTCTCTCAAGGTCTTGAAGCTCTCAATCAGTCTCTCTCAGAGACCATAACCTCTGATTCGTTGAGCTGCCCTCCCAACATGGCCAACTACATGGGACAGATGGCTATAGCCATGAACAAGCTCTCCACCCTCGAGGGCTTTGTTAGACAG GCTGATAATCTGAGGCAGCAGACAATTTACCGGCTTCAACAAATTCTGACAACCCGTCAAGCAGCGAGGTGTTTGCTGGCAATCGCTGAGTACTTCCATCGTCTCCGAGCTCTCAGCTCTCTCTGGATGGGTCGTCCTCGACAAGATCAGTCATAA
- the LOC103431001 gene encoding bZIP transcription factor TGA10-like isoform X2, whose translation MRPPTLNIFPSQPMHVEPSSSTKAAGTGLVSPSSSGSKRPSEPSMELANARNDSTAPPPPSGPSHEPAKAIKREGNRKGPTTSSSEQEGPKTPDPKTLRRLAQNREAARKSRLRKKAYVQQLETSRIKLTQLEQELQRARSQGMFFGGGIVGGEQQSLPVGINNTSSDAAVFDMEYARWLEEHHRLMCELRAAVQEHLPENELRLYVDNCLAHYDEVLNLKGMVAKTDVFHIVSGMWKTPAERCFMWMGGFRPSEVIKIILNQIEPLTEQQLLGICGLQQSTQETEEALSQGLEALNQSLSETITSDSLSCPPNMANYMGQMAIAMNKLSTLEGFVRQADNLRQQTIYRLQQILTTRQAARCLLAIAEYFHRLRALSSLWMGRPRQDQS comes from the exons ATGAGGCCTCCAACTTTGAATATTTTCCCATCTCAGCCGATGCATGTAGAGCCATCATCATCAACCAAG GCAGCTGGAACGGGATTGGTTTCTCCTTCAAGTAGTGGTTCAAAGAGACCATCAGAACCGTCCATGGAGTTGGCCAACGCACGCAATGATTCTACtgcccctcctcctccttctggacCTTCTCACGAACCTGCCAAAGCTATCAAG CGTGAGGGTAACCGCAAGGGACCAACTACATCAAGTTCAGAGCAAGAAGGACCCAAAACACCAGACCCTAAG ACTTTGAGAAGGCTTGCTCAGAATAGAGAAGCAGCCAGGAAAAGCAGGCTTAGAAAAAAG gCATATGTGCAGCAGTTAGAGACAAGTAGGATTAAGCTAACTCAACTGGAACAAGAGCTGCAAAGAGCCAGATCTCAA GGCATGTTCTTTGGAGGAGGAATTGTAGGAGGAGAGCAACAAAGCCTTCCTGTTGGTATCAACAACACTAGCTCAg ACGCTGCCGTTTTTGACATGGAGTATGCAAGGTGGCTGGAGGAGCACCACCGTCTCATGTGTGAGCTTCGAGCTGCAGTACAAGAGCATTTGCCGGAGAATGAACTGCGACTTTATGTGGACAACTGCTTGGCACATTATGATGAAGTGTTGAACCTCAAAGGCATGGTTGCCAAGACTGATGTGTTTCACATTGTTTCTGGTATGTGGAAGACTCCGGCTGAACGTTGCTTCATGTGGATGGGTGGATTTCGGCCCTCTGAGGTCATCAAG ATTATTCTGAATCAAATCGAGCCTTTAACGGAGCAGCAACTATTGGGTATTTGTGGGTTACAACAATCCACACAGGAGACTGAAGAAGCTCTCTCTCAAGGTCTTGAAGCTCTCAATCAGTCTCTCTCAGAGACCATAACCTCTGATTCGTTGAGCTGCCCTCCCAACATGGCCAACTACATGGGACAGATGGCTATAGCCATGAACAAGCTCTCCACCCTCGAGGGCTTTGTTAGACAG GCTGATAATCTGAGGCAGCAGACAATTTACCGGCTTCAACAAATTCTGACAACCCGTCAAGCAGCGAGGTGTTTGCTGGCAATCGCTGAGTACTTCCATCGTCTCCGAGCTCTCAGCTCTCTCTGGATGGGTCGTCCTCGACAAGATCAGTCATAA
- the LOC103431002 gene encoding large ribosomal subunit protein eL6-like, whose product MAAKARNPRKTRNPDLVRGMGKFSRSKMYHKRGLWAIKAKNGGVFPSHDPKPAAETASEKPPKFYPADDVKKPLVNKRKPKPTKLRASITRGTLLIILAGRFKGKRVVFLKQLPSGLLLVTGPFKINGVPLRRVNQSYVIATSTKVDISGVNVEKFDDKYFAKEVEKKKKKGEGEFFEADKEEKSVLPQGKKDDQKSVDASLIKSIEAVPDLKTYLAARFSLKAGMKPHELVF is encoded by the exons ATGGCGGCTAAAGCAAGAAACCCGAGAAAGACCCGAAACCCAGATCTGGTTCGTGGGATGGGTAAGTTTTCGAGGTCCAAGATGTACCACAAGCGTGGTCTCTGGGCTATCAAGGCCAAAAATGGCGGCGTTTTTCCAAGCCATGACCCGAAGCCGGCGGCCGAGACCGCATCCGAGAAGCCCCCGAAGTTCTACCCCGCCGATGACGTCAAGAAGCCACTCGTCAACAAACGCAAGCCAAAACCCACCAAGCTCAG GGCGAGTATTACACGGGGGACGTTGTTGATTATATTGGCTGGGAGGTTTAAGGGCAAGAGAGTTGTTTTTCTTAAGCAGCTTCCATCTGGGTTGCTTCTTGTTACCG GGCCCTTTAAAATTAATGGTGTTCCTTTGAGACGCGTTAATCAGTCTTATGTGATTGCCACTTCAACCAAGGTTGACATTTCTGGGGTGAATGTAGAAAAGTTTGATGACAAATATTTTGCAAAGGAagttgaaaagaagaagaagaagggtgaGGGAGAGTTTTTTGAGGCAGATAAAGAG GAAAAGAGTGTGCTCCCACAAGGAAAGAAAGATGATCAGAAGAGTGTGGATGCTTCATTGATAAAGTCCATCGAGGCTGTCCCAGACTTGAAGACGTACTTAGCAGCGAGATTCTCTCTTAAGGCGGGCATGAAGCCTCATGAGCTTGTCTTTTAG
- the LOC103454277 gene encoding polygalacturonase inhibitor-like precursor (The RefSeq protein has 2 substitutions compared to this genomic sequence) has protein sequence MELKFSIFLSLTLLFSSVLKPALSDLCNPDDKKVLLQIKKAFGDPYVLTSWKSDTDCCDWYCVTCDSTTNRINSLTIFAGQVSGQIPALVGDLPYLETLEFHKQPNLTGPIQPAIAKLKGLKFLRLSWTNLSGSVPDFLSQLKNLTFLDLSFNNLTGAIPSSLSQLPNLNALHLDRNKLTGHIPKSLGQFIGNVPDLYLSHNQLSGNIPTSFAQMDFTSIDLSRNKLEGDASVIFGLNKTTQIVDLSRNLLEFNLSKVEFPTSLTSLDINHNKIYGSIPVEFTQLNFQFLNVSYNRLCGQIPVGGKLQSFDEYSYFHNRCLCGAPLPSCK, from the coding sequence atGGAACTCAAGTTCTCCGTCTTCCTCTCCCTAACCCTACTCTTCTCCTCCGTCCTAAAACCCGCTCTCTCCGATCTCTGCAACCCCGACGACAAAAAAGTCCTCCTAcaaatcaagaaagccttcggCGACCCCTACGTCTTGACCTCATGGAAATCAGACACTGACTGTTGTGATTGGTACTGCGTCACCTGTGACTCCACCACAAACCGCATCAACTCCCTCACCATCTTCGCCGGCCAGGTATCCGGCCAAATCCCAGCCCTAGTCGGAGACTTGCCATACCTTGAAACCCTTGAATTCCACAAGCAACCCAATCTCACTGGCCCAATCCAACCCGCCATTGCCAAGCTCAAAGGACTCAAGTTTCTCAGGCTCAGCTGGACCAACCTCTCAGGCTCTGTCCCTGACTTCCTCAGCCAACTCAAGAACCTCACATTCCTCGACCTCTCCTTCAACAACCTCACCGGCGCCATCCCCAGCTCGCTTTCTCAGCTCCCAAACCTCAACGCTCTTCATCTAGACCGCAATAAGCTCACAGGTCATATTCCGAAATCGCTTGGGCAGTTCATTGGCAACGTTCCAGACCTGTATCTCTCCCACAACCAGCTCTCTGGCAACATTCCAACCTCATTCGCTCAGATGGACTTCACCAGCATAGACTTATCACGGAACAAGCTCGAAGGTGACGCATCCGTGATATTTGGGCTGAACAAGACAACCCAGATTGTGGACCTGTCCAGGAACTTGCTGGATTTTAATCTGTCAAAGGTGGAATTTCCGACAAGCTTGACCTCGCTGGATATCAACCACAATAAGATCTACGGGAGTATCCCAGTGGAGTTTACCCAACTGAATTTCCAGTTCCTGAACGTGAGCTACAACAGGCTGTGTGGTCAGATTCCAGTGGGTGGAAAGTTGCAGAGCTTCGACGAGTATTCTTATTTCCATAACCGATGTTTGTGCGGTGCTCCACTCCCAAGCTGCAAGTAA
- the LOC103454279 gene encoding polygalacturonase inhibitor precursor (The RefSeq protein has 5 substitutions compared to this genomic sequence), with amino-acid sequence MELKFSTFLSLTLLFSSVLNPALSDLCNPDDKKVLLQIKKAFGDPYVLTSWKSDTDCCDWYCVTCDSTTNRINSLTIFAGQVSGQIPALVGDLPYLETLEFHKQPNLTGPIQPAIAKLKGLKSLRLSWTNLSGSVPDFLSQLKNLTFLDLSFNNLTGAIPSSLSQLPNLNALHLDRNKLTGHIPISLGQFIGNVPDLYLSHNQLSGNIPTSFAQMDFGSIDLSRNKLEGDASVIFGLNKTTQIVDLSRNLLEFNLSKVEFPTSLTSLDINHNKIYGSIPVEFTQLNFQFLNVSYNKLCGQIPVGGKLENFHEYSYFHNQCLCGAPLPSCK; translated from the coding sequence atGGAGCTCAAGTTCTCCACCTTCCTCTCCCTAACCCTACTCTTCTCCTCCGTCCTAAACCCCGCTCTCTCCGATCTCTGCAACCCCGACGACAAAAAAGTCCTCCTGcaaatcaagaaagccttcggCGACCCCTACGTCTTGACCTCATGGAAATCAGACACTGACTGTTGTGATTGGTACTGCGTCACCTGTGACTCCACCACAAACCGCATCAACTCCCTCACCATCTTCGCCGGCCAGGTATCCGGCCAAATCCCCGCCTTAGTCGGAGACTTGCCGTACCTTGAAACCCTTGAATTCCACAAGCAACCCAATCTCACTGGCCCAATCCAACCCGCCATTGCCAAGCTCAAAGGACTCAAGAGTCTCAGGCTCAGCTGGACCAACCTCTCAGGCTCTGTCCCTGACTTCCTCAGCCAACTCAAGAACCTCACATTCCTCGACCTCTCCTTCAACAACCTCACCGGCGCCATCCCCAGCTCGCTTTCTCAGCTCCCAAACCTCAACGCTCTTCATCTAGACCGCAATAAGCTCACAGGTCATATTCCGATATCGCTTGGGCAGTTCATTGGCAACGTTCCAGACCTGTATCTCTCCCACAACCAGCTCTCTGGCAACATTCCAACCTCATTCGCCCAGATGGACTTCGGCAGCATAGACTTATCACGGAACAAGCTCGAAGGTGACGCATCCGTGATATTTGGGCTGAACAAGACAACGCAGATTGTGGATCTGTCCAGGAACTTGCTGGAATTTAATCTGTCAAAGGTGGAGTTTCCGACAAGCTTGACCTCGCTGGATATCAACCACAATAAGATCTACGGGAGTATCCCAGTGGAGTTTACCCAACTGAATTTCCAGTTCCTGAACGTGAGCTACAACAGGCTGTGTGGTCAGATTCCGGTGGGTGGAAAGTTGCAGAGCTTCGACGAGTATTCTTATTTCCATAACCGATGCTTGTGCGGTGCTCCACTCCCAAGCTGCAAGTAA